Proteins from one Syngnathus scovelli strain Florida chromosome 17, RoL_Ssco_1.2, whole genome shotgun sequence genomic window:
- the LOC125984524 gene encoding chloride channel protein 2 isoform X1 — protein sequence MYGRYTQELGAYAKAEAARLRDGGVRNGEGLRRNASVRSRAVDLHEYQKEPCAKCQSCASSCQKFLISRLGEDWIFLILLGLLMALVSWVMDYAIAFCQEAQKWMYGGLDNNLLLQYIAWVSYPVVLITFSAGFTQILAPQAVGSGIPEMKTILRGVVLKEYLTFKTFVAKVIGLTCALGSGMPLGKEGPFVHVASLCAVLLSKFMAALFGGIYMEEPFEGSKNELRNTEMLSAACAVGVGCCFAAPIGGVLFSIEVTSTFFAVRNYWRGFFAATFSAFIFRVLAVWNQEEETITALFKTRFRLDFPFDLQELPAFAVLGIACGFGGALFVYLNRLIVECMRKQKTINKLLLRNPSLPVRRLAYPALVTLLVSTLTFPPGLGQFMAGQLTQHESLVALFDNRTWCRQGVAEEFDYISHHHAWKHPQVNVFVTLVLFIVMKFWMSAVATTMPVPCGAFMPVFLIGAAFGRLVGEIMAAMFPDGIHEDGSVYPIVPGGYAVVGAAALSGAVTHTVSTAVIVFELTGQISHILPVMIAVILANAVAQALQPSLYDSIIRIKKLPYLPELGMGHHEKYNIRVEDIMVRDVRFITLTSSYRELQEVLLTGQLKTLALVESRDSMILLGSIEKLQLQSLLSLQLSRQRRLTHLRQLLSRDSDPNDNLTSLTSLTSDSAPTSPRNNNAHQGVHFLVSAQEISTEESSSFGSAVSNLRRPLKSALKSTAAVSDADPPDGFQMLSYAEQGEERRESPCGASPCERRKPKRVRISMMDSTEVDDCMSPTEITEWEEQQLDQPLDFKNSKIDPAPFQLVEHTSLHKTHTIFSLLGLDHAYVTSMGRLVGVVSLKELRKAIEGSVTVAGVKVRPPLASFRDSGNTSSISEVTELHKLCMRHRGLSLPREPRPPDQAEVRPDVAYHDMPVEVSDQTEPGEPTLRESPSFTEDQSDFTFDCSPAHTEESELVCEFEPPPGQIPEPEQETPGSWSPPLSGDQSEPEARPIADE from the exons ATGTATGGGCGGTACACGCAGGAGCTGGGTGCCTACGCTAAGGCGGAAGCGGCCCGCCTGCGCGATGGCGGCGTGCGCAACGGCGAAGGGCTGCGGCGGAACGCCAGCGTCCGAAGTCGTGCGGTGGATCTGCACGAGTACCAGAAAGAACCGTGCGCCAAGTGCCAGT CATGCGCCTCCAGCTGTCAGAAGTTTCTGATCTCGCGGCTGGGTGAGGACTGGATCTTCCTCATCCTACTGGGGCTGCTCATGGCGCTGGTCAGTTGGGTGATGGACTACGCCATCGCCTTCTGCCAAGAAG cacaGAAGTGGATGTACGGCGGCCTGGACAATAATCTGCTGCTGCAGTACATCGCCTGGGTCAGCTACCCCGTGGTGCTCATCACGTTCTCGGCAGGATTCACGCAGATCCTGGCCCCGCAGGCCGTGG GCTCGGGCATTCCAGAGATGAAGACCATCCTGAGAGGGGTGGTCCTCAAGGAGTACTTGACTTTTAAGACGTTTGTGGCCAAGGTCATCGGGCTCACCTGCGCCCTGGGCAGCGGGATGCCTCTGGGGAAGGAG GGACCTTTTGTACACGTGGCCAGCCTGTGCGCCGTCCTTCTCAGCAAATTCATGGCCGCTCTTTTTGGCGGAATCTACATG GAAGAGCCCTTCGAGGGAAGTAAG AATGAGTTGAGGAACACCGAAATGCTGTCGGCCGCTTGCGCGGTGGGCGTTGGTTGCTGCTTTGCTGCGCCTATCGGAG GGGTGTTGTTCAGCATCGAGGTCACGTCAACGTTCTTTGCTGTGAGGAACTACTGGAGGGGCTTCTTCGCTGCTACCTTCAGCGCCTTCATCTTCCGAGTGCTGGCGGTATGGAACCAGGAGGAAG AGACCATCACAGCTCTTTTTAAGACTCGCTTCCGTCTGGATTTCCCCTTTGACCTTCAGGAGCTGCCGGCCTTCGCCGTTCTCGG GATCGCCTGCGGTTTCGGCGGCGCCCTGTTTGTCTACCTGAATCGGCTCATCGTGGAGTGCATGAGGAAGCAGAAGACCATAAACAAGCTCTTGCTGAGGAA TCCGTCTCTTCCTGTCAGGCGTTTGGCGTATCCGGCGCTTGTCACCCTGCTGGTGTCCACGCTCACGTTCCCTCCGGGCCTCGGGCAGTTCATGGCGGGCCAG CTGACGCAGCACGAGTCGTTGGTGGCGTTGTTTGACAACCGCACGTGGTGCCGCCAGGGTGTGGCTGAGGAGTTTGACTACATCAGCCACCACCACGCCTGGAAGCACCCGCAGGTCAACGTCTTCGTCACGCTCGTCCTCTTCATCGTCATGAAG TTTTGGATGTCCGCCGTGGCAACCACCATGCCCGTTCCGTGCGGGGCCTTCATGCCGGTTTTCCTCATCG GTGCGGCATTTGGCAGACTGGTTGGAGAGATCATGGCTGCCATGTTTCCTGATGGTATCCATGAGGACGGCAGCGTCTATCCCATAGTTCCCGGCGGTTACGCTGTCGTGG GTGCTGCGGCGCTTTCCGGGGCCGTCACCCACACCGTGTCCACCGCCGTTATCGTCTTCGAGCTGACCGGCCAGATCTCGCACATCCTGCCCGTGATGATCGCCGTGATCTTGGCCAACGCCGTGGCCCAGGCGCTCCAGCCGTCGCTGTACGACTCCATCATCCGCATCAAGAAGTTGCCCTATCTTCCCGAGTTGGGCATGGGCCATCACGA GAAGTATAATATCCGCGTGGAagacatcatggtgcgggacgtGCGCTTCATCACGCTCACCTCGTCTTATCGGGAGCTGCAGGAGGTGCTGCTGACCGGTCAGCTCAAGACGCTGGCCTTGGTTGAATCTCGAG ACTCTATGATCCTCCTGGGCTCCATCGAGAAGCTTCAGCTGCAGTCTCTGCTCTCGCTGCAGCTGAGTCGCCAGCGTCGGCTGACTCACCTGCGCCAGCTGCTGTCCCGGGACAGCGACCCCAACGACAACCTGACCAGCCTCACCAGCCTGACTAGCGACAGCGCCCCCACATCCCCGCGCAACAACAACGCTCATCAAGGGGTTCACTTCTTGGTGAGCGCCCAAGAG ATCTCCACAGAGGAGTCGTCCTCCTTCGGCTCGGCCGTCTCCAACCTTCGCCGTCCTCTCAAGTCGGCCCTCAAGAGCACGGCGGCCGTCAGCGACGCCGACCCGCCTGACG GTTTTCAGATGCTGTCCTATGCCGAGCAAGGCGAAGAGAGGCGAGAG AGTCCGTGTGGGGCGTCCCCGTGCGAAAGGAGGAAGCCCAAACGCGTGAGGATCTCTATGATG GACTCGACTGAAGTAGACGATTGTATGAGCCCAACTGAG ATCACCGAGTGGGAAGAACAGCAACTGGACCAGCCGCTGGATTTTAAGAACTCCAAGATTGATCCGGCTCCATTCCAGCTAGTGGAGCACACCTCGCTTCATAAG ACCCACACCATTTTCTCCCTTCTGGGTCTGGATCACGCCTACGTGACCAGCATGGGCCGTCTGGTCGGTGTCGTCTCGCTCAAAGAG CTACGTAAGGCTATCGAGGGCTCAGTGACGGTGGCAGGGGTGAAAGTGCGCCCCCCACTGGCCAGTTTCCGTGACAGCGGCAACACCAGCAGCATCTCCGAGGTCACAGAGCTCCACAAACTGTGCATGCGCCACCGGGGACTCTCGTTGCCGCGGGAACCCAGACCGCCGGACCAGGCGGAGGTCCGGCCAGACGTGGCGTACCACGATATGCCCGTCGAAGTGTCAGACCAGACCGAGCCGGGCGAGCCAACGCTCCGGGAGAGCCCCTCGTTCACCGAGGACCAATCGGACTTTACCTTTGACTGCAGCCCCGCCCACACAGAGGAGTCCGAGCTGGTTTGTGAATTTGAACCACCGCCGGGCCAAATTCCTGAGCCAGAACAAGAGACGCCAGGAAGCTGGAGCCCCCCTCTGAGTGGGGACCAATCAGAACCAGAGGCAAGACCAATCGCTGACGAGTGA
- the LOC125984524 gene encoding chloride channel protein 2 isoform X5 — protein sequence MWLMFDIFFCMSRDIRDILVFVFHINIHCNYDFYLGFIDGLLDERSRSRHYVTNGAATVYMHFNFFFSRLTLIGQNELRNTEMLSAACAVGVGCCFAAPIGGVLFSIEVTSTFFAVRNYWRGFFAATFSAFIFRVLAVWNQEEETITALFKTRFRLDFPFDLQELPAFAVLGIACGFGGALFVYLNRLIVECMRKQKTINKLLLRNPSLPVRRLAYPALVTLLVSTLTFPPGLGQFMAGQLTQHESLVALFDNRTWCRQGVAEEFDYISHHHAWKHPQVNVFVTLVLFIVMKFWMSAVATTMPVPCGAFMPVFLIGAAFGRLVGEIMAAMFPDGIHEDGSVYPIVPGGYAVVGAAALSGAVTHTVSTAVIVFELTGQISHILPVMIAVILANAVAQALQPSLYDSIIRIKKLPYLPELGMGHHEKYNIRVEDIMVRDVRFITLTSSYRELQEVLLTGQLKTLALVESRDSMILLGSIEKLQLQSLLSLQLSRQRRLTHLRQLLSRDSDPNDNLTSLTSLTSDSAPTSPRNNNAHQGVHFLVSAQEISTEESSSFGSAVSNLRRPLKSALKSTAAVSDADPPDGFQMLSYAEQGEERRESPCGASPCERRKPKRVRISMMDSTEVDDCMSPTEITEWEEQQLDQPLDFKNSKIDPAPFQLVEHTSLHKTHTIFSLLGLDHAYVTSMGRLVGVVSLKELRKAIEGSVTVAGVKVRPPLASFRDSGNTSSISEVTELHKLCMRHRGLSLPREPRPPDQAEVRPDVAYHDMPVEVSDQTEPGEPTLRESPSFTEDQSDFTFDCSPAHTEESELVCEFEPPPGQIPEPEQETPGSWSPPLSGDQSEPEARPIADE from the exons ATGTGGCTAATGTTTGATATATTTTTCTGCATGTCGAGAGACATTAGGGACAttcttgtatttgtttttcataTAAATATTCACTGTAATTATGATTTTTACCTCGGCTTTATTGATGGACTACTAGACGAACGTTCTAGAAGTCGCCACTATGTCACAAATGGAGCTGCTACCGTGTATatgcatttcaatttttttttctcacgtcTGACGCTGATTGGGCAGAATGAGTTGAGGAACACCGAAATGCTGTCGGCCGCTTGCGCGGTGGGCGTTGGTTGCTGCTTTGCTGCGCCTATCGGAG GGGTGTTGTTCAGCATCGAGGTCACGTCAACGTTCTTTGCTGTGAGGAACTACTGGAGGGGCTTCTTCGCTGCTACCTTCAGCGCCTTCATCTTCCGAGTGCTGGCGGTATGGAACCAGGAGGAAG AGACCATCACAGCTCTTTTTAAGACTCGCTTCCGTCTGGATTTCCCCTTTGACCTTCAGGAGCTGCCGGCCTTCGCCGTTCTCGG GATCGCCTGCGGTTTCGGCGGCGCCCTGTTTGTCTACCTGAATCGGCTCATCGTGGAGTGCATGAGGAAGCAGAAGACCATAAACAAGCTCTTGCTGAGGAA TCCGTCTCTTCCTGTCAGGCGTTTGGCGTATCCGGCGCTTGTCACCCTGCTGGTGTCCACGCTCACGTTCCCTCCGGGCCTCGGGCAGTTCATGGCGGGCCAG CTGACGCAGCACGAGTCGTTGGTGGCGTTGTTTGACAACCGCACGTGGTGCCGCCAGGGTGTGGCTGAGGAGTTTGACTACATCAGCCACCACCACGCCTGGAAGCACCCGCAGGTCAACGTCTTCGTCACGCTCGTCCTCTTCATCGTCATGAAG TTTTGGATGTCCGCCGTGGCAACCACCATGCCCGTTCCGTGCGGGGCCTTCATGCCGGTTTTCCTCATCG GTGCGGCATTTGGCAGACTGGTTGGAGAGATCATGGCTGCCATGTTTCCTGATGGTATCCATGAGGACGGCAGCGTCTATCCCATAGTTCCCGGCGGTTACGCTGTCGTGG GTGCTGCGGCGCTTTCCGGGGCCGTCACCCACACCGTGTCCACCGCCGTTATCGTCTTCGAGCTGACCGGCCAGATCTCGCACATCCTGCCCGTGATGATCGCCGTGATCTTGGCCAACGCCGTGGCCCAGGCGCTCCAGCCGTCGCTGTACGACTCCATCATCCGCATCAAGAAGTTGCCCTATCTTCCCGAGTTGGGCATGGGCCATCACGA GAAGTATAATATCCGCGTGGAagacatcatggtgcgggacgtGCGCTTCATCACGCTCACCTCGTCTTATCGGGAGCTGCAGGAGGTGCTGCTGACCGGTCAGCTCAAGACGCTGGCCTTGGTTGAATCTCGAG ACTCTATGATCCTCCTGGGCTCCATCGAGAAGCTTCAGCTGCAGTCTCTGCTCTCGCTGCAGCTGAGTCGCCAGCGTCGGCTGACTCACCTGCGCCAGCTGCTGTCCCGGGACAGCGACCCCAACGACAACCTGACCAGCCTCACCAGCCTGACTAGCGACAGCGCCCCCACATCCCCGCGCAACAACAACGCTCATCAAGGGGTTCACTTCTTGGTGAGCGCCCAAGAG ATCTCCACAGAGGAGTCGTCCTCCTTCGGCTCGGCCGTCTCCAACCTTCGCCGTCCTCTCAAGTCGGCCCTCAAGAGCACGGCGGCCGTCAGCGACGCCGACCCGCCTGACG GTTTTCAGATGCTGTCCTATGCCGAGCAAGGCGAAGAGAGGCGAGAG AGTCCGTGTGGGGCGTCCCCGTGCGAAAGGAGGAAGCCCAAACGCGTGAGGATCTCTATGATG GACTCGACTGAAGTAGACGATTGTATGAGCCCAACTGAG ATCACCGAGTGGGAAGAACAGCAACTGGACCAGCCGCTGGATTTTAAGAACTCCAAGATTGATCCGGCTCCATTCCAGCTAGTGGAGCACACCTCGCTTCATAAG ACCCACACCATTTTCTCCCTTCTGGGTCTGGATCACGCCTACGTGACCAGCATGGGCCGTCTGGTCGGTGTCGTCTCGCTCAAAGAG CTACGTAAGGCTATCGAGGGCTCAGTGACGGTGGCAGGGGTGAAAGTGCGCCCCCCACTGGCCAGTTTCCGTGACAGCGGCAACACCAGCAGCATCTCCGAGGTCACAGAGCTCCACAAACTGTGCATGCGCCACCGGGGACTCTCGTTGCCGCGGGAACCCAGACCGCCGGACCAGGCGGAGGTCCGGCCAGACGTGGCGTACCACGATATGCCCGTCGAAGTGTCAGACCAGACCGAGCCGGGCGAGCCAACGCTCCGGGAGAGCCCCTCGTTCACCGAGGACCAATCGGACTTTACCTTTGACTGCAGCCCCGCCCACACAGAGGAGTCCGAGCTGGTTTGTGAATTTGAACCACCGCCGGGCCAAATTCCTGAGCCAGAACAAGAGACGCCAGGAAGCTGGAGCCCCCCTCTGAGTGGGGACCAATCAGAACCAGAGGCAAGACCAATCGCTGACGAGTGA